From Nitrospinota bacterium, one genomic window encodes:
- a CDS encoding 4Fe-4S binding protein, whose translation MKRFRVIIQITFFIIFFVLLVLTEYAGKNEIQYPVKFFLDFNPLILITTILASHGIPAEIPKTLFLSVFLIILTVFLGRVFCGWICPFGSLNHFIGLSSKKKTNLPERSYGEFDNRYKLKYLILIFILISSLFTLHITGILDPLSLLIRSFAISINPILNYFFRSFFDFLYFTDIKVIKAISEPIYSLLKKVYLSFNQPYFSQVFIIGMFFFGILFLNLIKDRFWCRFLCPLGALLGFFSRFSFIEMKVDERCKQCKDCMKKCQGGRMLEREIQWMPSECMVCFCCVDECREGFSHFRFRSPFQRSVEGIDLGRRHILTSAAFGIFAVPLIKLDPKRKRPIPSLIRPPGAVEEDIFLERCVKCGECMKVCLTNGLQPTLFEAGLEGIWSPILVSRLGYCEYYCTLCGQVCPTGAIKELPVEEKVKIKIGLAFIDKDRCLPYALDSPCIVCEEVCPTPKKAIWFRKKAVVDKKGKKIILQQPVVDAALCIGCGICENLCPVIDKPAIVVTSIGESRSKTNQLPFVLDRDVFGKRV comes from the coding sequence ATGAAAAGATTCCGAGTAATCATTCAGATAACCTTTTTCATTATTTTTTTTGTTCTGCTTGTCTTAACAGAATATGCTGGGAAAAATGAAATACAATACCCTGTTAAATTCTTTCTTGATTTTAATCCCCTCATCCTGATCACAACTATCCTTGCCTCTCATGGTATTCCTGCAGAGATTCCCAAGACTCTCTTCCTCTCAGTATTTTTAATTATCCTTACCGTATTCTTAGGAAGGGTTTTTTGTGGTTGGATCTGTCCTTTTGGTTCTTTAAATCATTTTATCGGTTTATCTTCGAAAAAAAAGACAAATTTGCCTGAGAGAAGTTATGGGGAGTTCGATAACCGGTATAAGTTAAAATATCTGATCCTTATATTTATTCTTATCTCGTCCCTTTTTACACTTCATATTACAGGCATACTTGATCCTTTATCCCTTCTCATCAGATCCTTTGCAATCAGCATAAACCCCATCTTAAATTATTTCTTTAGGTCGTTTTTTGATTTCTTGTATTTTACTGATATAAAGGTTATCAAAGCTATCTCAGAGCCCATCTATAGTTTATTAAAGAAGGTCTATCTATCATTCAATCAACCATACTTTTCACAGGTCTTTATTATAGGGATGTTCTTTTTTGGTATTCTCTTTTTAAATCTGATCAAAGATAGATTCTGGTGTCGTTTCCTCTGCCCTCTTGGAGCTTTGCTGGGTTTCTTTTCTCGATTTAGCTTTATTGAAATGAAGGTTGATGAGAGATGCAAACAGTGCAAAGATTGCATGAAAAAATGTCAGGGTGGAAGAATGCTCGAAAGAGAAATTCAATGGATGCCATCGGAATGTATGGTCTGTTTTTGCTGCGTAGATGAATGCAGGGAAGGTTTTTCTCATTTTAGATTTCGTTCGCCCTTTCAAAGAAGTGTTGAAGGAATCGATCTTGGGAGGAGACATATATTGACTTCAGCAGCTTTCGGGATATTCGCTGTTCCTCTAATAAAATTAGATCCGAAGAGGAAAAGACCCATACCTTCTCTTATAAGACCACCCGGGGCAGTAGAAGAGGATATTTTTTTAGAGCGTTGTGTTAAATGTGGAGAGTGCATGAAGGTTTGTCTTACAAATGGTCTTCAACCTACCCTTTTTGAGGCCGGTCTTGAGGGGATATGGTCTCCTATCCTTGTATCAAGGCTTGGGTACTGTGAATACTATTGTACTTTATGTGGTCAGGTTTGTCCAACCGGGGCTATTAAAGAATTGCCTGTTGAGGAAAAGGTAAAGATAAAGATTGGACTTGCATTTATAGATAAAGATCGTTGCCTTCCCTATGCTCTTGATAGCCCGTGTATTGTTTGTGAAGAGGTATGCCCCACACCAAAGAAAGCTATATGGTTTCGCAAAAAAGCAGTCGTTGACAAAAAAGGGAAGAAGATTATATTGCAGCAGCCCGTAGTAGATGCAGCCCTTTGTATCGGGTGTGGGATTTGTGAGAACCTCTGTCCTGTGATTGATAAACCGGCTATTGTGGTTACAAGCATAGGGGAGTCAAGGTCTAAAACAAATCAGCTTCCCTTCGTATTGGATAGGGATGTCTTTGGTAAGAGAGTTTGA
- a CDS encoding DUF362 domain-containing protein, giving the protein MNHKVKRRDFLRIIGGLSIGSLFPPYMKLLADASLDLPEMVISEGKDPFKITLRAIEGLGGMKRFVKRGDVVVIKPNIGWDRTPEQAANTNPDVVKAAVIMCFDAEAKKVKIFDRSVNDPRRCYMRSGIFDTVKDTGAELSHIDPRKFKEVSIKGEYLKTWPVYQDILESDTIINIPIAKDHSTALLTMAMKNWMGVIGGNRGWLHNDIDRSLADLAMAIKPTLTILDAYRILVDNGPSGGDLGDVRLKETVIAGVDQVAVDSYGATLFDLKGEDLGYVKIASERGIGNMDLSKIKIKRVQSIS; this is encoded by the coding sequence ATGAATCATAAAGTCAAAAGAAGAGATTTCTTGAGAATCATAGGTGGTTTAAGCATAGGTTCGCTGTTCCCTCCTTATATGAAGCTTCTTGCAGATGCATCTTTGGATTTACCGGAGATGGTTATCTCAGAAGGAAAAGACCCTTTTAAAATAACCTTAAGAGCAATAGAGGGATTGGGAGGGATGAAACGGTTTGTCAAAAGGGGAGATGTGGTTGTGATCAAACCAAATATAGGATGGGATAGAACACCTGAACAGGCGGCCAATACAAATCCTGATGTGGTAAAGGCAGCAGTAATAATGTGTTTTGATGCAGAAGCAAAAAAGGTAAAGATTTTTGACAGATCAGTAAATGACCCTAGAAGGTGTTATATGAGAAGCGGTATATTTGATACCGTTAAAGATACAGGGGCAGAGCTCTCGCATATTGATCCGAGAAAATTTAAGGAAGTGAGTATTAAGGGAGAATATTTGAAAACATGGCCTGTATATCAAGATATCCTCGAATCAGACACTATTATAAACATTCCTATTGCCAAAGATCACAGCACTGCCCTCCTTACAATGGCTATGAAAAACTGGATGGGAGTAATAGGAGGAAATAGAGGGTGGCTTCATAATGATATTGATAGGTCTCTTGCAGATTTAGCAATGGCAATCAAACCTACCTTGACCATTCTCGATGCATACAGGATTTTAGTGGATAATGGACCTTCTGGGGGTGACCTGGGGGATGTTCGCCTAAAAGAGACGGTTATTGCTGGAGTTGATCAAGTTGCAGTGGATTCTTATGGTGCAACCCTCTTTGATCTCAAGGGTGAAGATTTAGGATATGTTAAAATTGCTTCAGAGAGAGGTATTGGTAATATGGATTTGAGTAAGATAAAGATAAAGAGGGTTCAATCTATTAGTTAA